A single window of Treponema denticola ATCC 35405 DNA harbors:
- a CDS encoding cyclic nucleotide-binding domain-containing protein: MNKVEMDRDIFFQEVKQTAFFSCMEDADLMQIIDFSEILSYERGESIITEGTENNGFFVLLSGKLEIVKSGKWGDVKIGILQNNASFGETSLFKDQPATATVNALDPSTILLISKEQFTAYINAHPKAGNVILTYIVFSLLQKLNTTNKERVQEKNLEFSPEDLAFMVDMFTPPTEA; encoded by the coding sequence ATGAACAAGGTAGAAATGGATAGAGACATTTTTTTTCAAGAAGTAAAACAAACAGCTTTTTTTTCGTGCATGGAAGATGCGGATTTAATGCAGATAATAGATTTTTCTGAAATTCTTTCCTATGAACGAGGAGAAAGCATTATTACCGAAGGTACCGAAAACAACGGCTTTTTTGTATTATTGAGCGGAAAACTTGAAATAGTAAAAAGCGGAAAATGGGGAGATGTGAAAATAGGTATTTTACAAAACAATGCAAGTTTCGGTGAAACATCTCTCTTTAAAGATCAGCCTGCAACGGCCACAGTAAATGCCTTAGATCCTTCGACAATCCTGCTTATATCTAAAGAACAATTTACGGCATATATAAATGCTCATCCAAAGGCAGGAAACGTTATCTTAACATATATAGTTTTTAGCCTATTGCAAAAACTCAATACTACAAATAAAGAAAGGGTACAGGAAAAGAACCTTGAATTCTCTCCG
- a CDS encoding HD domain-containing protein — MIFTTKTVLKLFEAFSIQRWNDLIRPFEIVEMDKTAEKTFLAYIIGKYEEKKGKKIDWDRIIDGSVFDILRKIALCDIKAPVQRRIRKEYPEEYKKINEWIFEKYNDIFPDGEFKAKFHSYLFEEPDKDDITWKVSRAAHKYSTIREFEMLKPVNEAFRLTEIDGFLKEEICEFMDLTGIQLLLANQNPHKLITEIEKLRFQIRWNQTPRVPPTTVLGHSFYVAALTLLMCYDLNINNERRYNNFFSALFHDLPEAVTRDIISPVKQATDHLPAVVKEIEDRIVKDELLPLMDESFIDEVMYYISDEFENRVIVNKQVKIVSFEELSQKYADKEFKATDGRLVRVADQIAAFVEAESSIKYGITSKHLEEGRKNILGAYPVGTKINNLSTDVFFNAYR; from the coding sequence ATGATTTTTACGACAAAAACCGTTTTAAAATTATTTGAGGCCTTCTCAATCCAGCGCTGGAACGATCTTATCCGGCCCTTTGAAATAGTCGAAATGGATAAAACAGCCGAAAAGACATTTTTAGCCTATATAATCGGAAAATACGAAGAAAAAAAAGGTAAAAAAATCGATTGGGATAGGATAATCGACGGTTCCGTTTTCGATATTTTAAGAAAAATAGCCCTTTGCGATATAAAGGCACCGGTGCAAAGAAGAATACGAAAAGAATACCCTGAAGAATACAAAAAGATTAACGAATGGATATTCGAAAAATATAATGATATTTTTCCCGACGGAGAATTTAAGGCTAAATTTCATTCTTACCTTTTTGAAGAACCCGATAAAGACGATATAACATGGAAGGTTTCACGGGCAGCTCATAAATATTCTACAATAAGAGAATTTGAAATGCTTAAACCGGTAAACGAAGCTTTCCGTTTAACCGAAATTGACGGCTTTCTAAAGGAAGAAATCTGCGAGTTTATGGATTTAACAGGCATTCAACTTCTCCTTGCAAACCAAAATCCTCATAAACTTATAACCGAAATAGAAAAATTGAGATTTCAGATCCGCTGGAATCAAACACCGAGAGTTCCTCCAACAACAGTGCTGGGCCACTCCTTTTATGTTGCAGCCCTAACCCTTTTAATGTGCTACGATTTAAACATTAATAATGAAAGAAGATATAACAACTTTTTTTCGGCCCTATTTCATGATCTCCCTGAAGCGGTTACAAGGGATATTATTTCACCTGTAAAACAGGCAACGGATCACTTGCCCGCTGTCGTAAAAGAAATCGAAGATCGCATAGTAAAGGACGAGCTTTTACCCTTGATGGACGAATCTTTTATAGATGAGGTTATGTATTATATATCCGATGAATTTGAAAACAGGGTTATTGTAAACAAACAGGTAAAAATTGTAAGCTTTGAAGAGTTATCGCAAAAATATGCCGATAAGGAATTTAAGGCTACGGATGGACGCTTGGTGAGGGTTGCCGATCAGATAGCAGCCTTTGTTGAGGCCGAAAGCTCAATCAAATACGGAATTACCTCCAAACATTTGGAAGAAGGCCGTAAAAATATACTGGGAGCTTATCCTGTAGGAACAAAGATAAATAATTTAAGCACGGATGTATTTTTTAATGCATACCGATAA